In the Aliarcobacter cryaerophilus genome, one interval contains:
- a CDS encoding sensor domain-containing diguanylate cyclase, protein MEKKLVNFIKYAPMIFIPLVVFLVFYLIITGYKSTLNSNFEIYKKDLIDKQKSLVKTNIQIATQIFENQVFLTENKEKAYKSFLNLIKNINNTASDYYFIFNTKGDVIVHSFLSHLEGQNLYIVDNENYNNVVKIITQNSSADRFVTYKWLNPSTNLIEDKVSFVRQLPNSDLVIGSGFYLEDINKIVENQRDIELKEHDKNINVTLSLAIFFTILSFIISYIISKMLLNAFNILHSSLKDKSIELQKLNSELEIKVENRTNKLKTAYKKMKDLASIDDLTKIYNRYYFFNIFNQQLEKLKSDKTIFSLIMFDLDHFKNVNDTYGHDVGDYVLNETCRVVEKDLRENDTFARIGGEEFLILLPNTNIEDAFYIAQRIRQNIEQHKFKDIPKLTISLGVAEANEPILSTELLKKVDLALYKAKKEGRNRVIAFKN, encoded by the coding sequence ATGGAAAAAAAGTTAGTTAACTTTATAAAATATGCTCCTATGATTTTTATTCCTTTAGTTGTTTTTTTAGTTTTTTATCTAATAATAACTGGTTATAAATCTACACTTAATAGTAATTTTGAAATCTATAAAAAAGATTTAATAGATAAACAAAAAAGTTTAGTAAAAACAAATATCCAAATTGCTACTCAAATATTTGAAAATCAAGTATTTTTGACTGAAAATAAAGAGAAAGCCTATAAATCCTTCTTAAACCTGATAAAAAATATAAATAATACAGCTAGTGATTACTATTTTATCTTTAATACAAAAGGTGATGTGATTGTTCACTCATTTTTAAGCCATTTAGAGGGTCAGAATCTATATATTGTAGATAATGAAAACTACAATAATGTAGTAAAAATAATAACACAAAACTCATCTGCAGATAGATTTGTAACGTACAAGTGGTTAAATCCAAGTACAAATTTAATAGAAGATAAAGTATCTTTTGTAAGACAACTACCAAATAGTGATTTAGTTATTGGAAGTGGTTTCTATTTAGAAGATATTAATAAAATTGTAGAAAACCAAAGAGATATAGAACTAAAAGAACATGATAAAAATATAAATGTTACTCTATCTTTAGCTATTTTTTTTACTATTTTATCTTTTATTATATCTTATATAATTTCAAAAATGCTTTTAAATGCTTTTAATATTTTACATAGTTCATTAAAAGATAAATCTATTGAACTTCAAAAATTAAATAGTGAACTTGAAATTAAAGTTGAGAATCGTACAAATAAACTAAAAACTGCATACAAAAAAATGAAAGATTTAGCATCTATTGATGATTTAACAAAAATATACAATAGGTACTATTTTTTTAATATTTTTAATCAACAATTAGAAAAATTAAAATCAGATAAAACAATTTTTAGTTTAATAATGTTTGACTTAGACCATTTTAAAAATGTAAATGATACTTATGGGCATGATGTTGGTGATTATGTACTCAATGAGACTTGTAGAGTTGTTGAAAAAGACTTAAGAGAAAATGATACTTTTGCTAGAATTGGTGGGGAAGAGTTTTTAATACTACTACCAAATACAAATATAGAAGATGCCTTTTACATAGCTCAAAGAATAAGACAAAATATTGAACAACATAAGTTCAAAGATATTCCAAAACTAACAATAAGTTTAGGTGTAGCAGA
- a CDS encoding ATP-binding protein — MKLLEENYEINFSKVNFLERKTKIENKKTIICGASKVGKSYLVYDFLSNFKNEEYLYIDFFDLRNSNIDKELSLLDDFISLKDIKVLVLENFNNQCKIPNCENIILTSQKSIEYKNFKKIELFALDFEEYLLFDNKHQNITQSFNNFLKYGNLPLSINTEEHKKISKLQDIIKMNSKDDTSYEILKILIENIDEKKSIFQLFNQLKSKIKISKDRFYEECKELEDKNSIFFVGKYNQEKSLKKIYSYNYAFLGAISFSKKFKQEFANMIFLELLKEKKTIYYLDNIDFYIKEDNLAIVCIPFFNIDLNSNLLKKIIKNALELNIEKIEIITISNNQKIDNKKINIEAIVFYEWALI; from the coding sequence ATGAAATTACTTGAAGAAAACTATGAAATAAATTTTTCCAAAGTAAATTTTTTGGAGAGAAAAACAAAGATAGAAAATAAAAAGACTATCATATGTGGAGCTTCAAAAGTTGGAAAATCTTATCTAGTATATGATTTTTTAAGTAACTTTAAAAATGAAGAGTATTTATATATTGACTTTTTTGATTTAAGAAATAGTAACATAGATAAAGAGTTAAGCTTATTAGATGATTTTATATCTTTAAAAGATATAAAAGTTTTAGTCTTAGAAAATTTTAATAATCAATGTAAAATTCCAAATTGTGAAAATATTATTTTAACTTCCCAAAAAAGTATTGAATACAAAAATTTCAAAAAAATAGAACTTTTTGCCCTTGATTTTGAAGAGTATCTTTTGTTTGATAACAAACATCAAAATATTACTCAAAGTTTTAATAATTTTTTAAAATATGGGAATTTACCACTTTCTATAAACACGGAAGAACATAAAAAAATATCAAAACTCCAAGATATTATAAAAATGAACTCAAAAGATGACACAAGTTATGAGATTTTAAAAATATTAATAGAGAATATTGATGAAAAAAAATCAATTTTTCAACTATTTAATCAACTAAAATCAAAAATTAAAATATCAAAAGATAGATTTTATGAAGAGTGCAAAGAACTAGAAGATAAAAACTCTATTTTTTTTGTAGGAAAATATAATCAAGAGAAGAGTTTAAAAAAAATATACTCTTATAATTATGCTTTTTTAGGTGCTATTAGTTTTTCAAAAAAATTTAAACAAGAGTTTGCAAATATGATTTTTTTGGAACTTTTAAAAGAAAAAAAAACTATTTATTATCTTGATAACATTGATTTTTATATAAAAGAGGATAATTTAGCGATTGTTTGTATTCCTTTTTTTAATATTGATTTAAATTCAAATTTACTAAAAAAAATTATAAAAAATGCTTTAGAACTAAATATAGAGAAAATAGAGATTATTACTATTTCAAATAATCAAAAAATTGATAATAAAAAAATAAATATTGAAGCAATTGTATTTTATGAGTGGGCTTTAATTTAA
- the pdxA gene encoding 4-hydroxythreonine-4-phosphate dehydrogenase, whose amino-acid sequence MKNLPKIAISIGDLNGIGVEIALKSHDTIKEICQPIYCINRQMLEQASMLLEVPIPNDFMLHETFGDFEILPSKTTKESGIFSYLSFMDAINLANIKSVDAICTLPINKESWGKAKLKYKGHTEVLRDFYNKEAIMMLGCQKMYVALFTEHIALKDVAKSIKTKKLINFFKNFHSCTNAKKVAVLALNPHAGDGGVLGKEEKKIQKAIKKANKILGEDIFSNPLVPDTAFSPNNRKNYKYFIAMYHDQGLAPLKALYFDESINVSLNLPIIRTSVDHGTAFDIAYKNKNPNTKSYINAIKEAIVLSKK is encoded by the coding sequence ATGAAAAATCTTCCTAAAATTGCTATTAGTATTGGAGATTTAAATGGTATTGGTGTAGAAATTGCATTAAAATCTCACGATACTATAAAAGAGATTTGCCAACCTATATATTGTATAAATCGCCAAATGCTTGAGCAAGCTTCTATGCTTTTAGAAGTTCCTATTCCTAATGATTTTATGCTACATGAGACTTTTGGTGACTTTGAAATATTACCTTCAAAAACTACAAAAGAATCTGGTATTTTTTCATATCTATCTTTTATGGATGCAATAAATCTTGCAAATATAAAAAGTGTAGATGCAATTTGTACTTTACCAATAAACAAAGAATCATGGGGAAAAGCTAAGTTAAAGTACAAAGGTCATACAGAAGTTTTAAGAGACTTTTATAACAAAGAAGCAATTATGATGTTAGGCTGTCAAAAGATGTATGTAGCTTTGTTTACAGAACATATTGCTTTAAAAGATGTTGCAAAAAGTATAAAAACAAAAAAACTTATTAATTTTTTCAAAAATTTTCACTCTTGTACAAATGCAAAAAAAGTAGCCGTTCTAGCACTAAATCCACATGCAGGAGATGGTGGAGTTCTTGGGAAAGAAGAGAAAAAAATACAAAAAGCTATAAAAAAAGCAAATAAAATTTTAGGTGAAGATATTTTCTCAAATCCACTTGTACCTGATACTGCTTTTTCACCAAATAATAGAAAAAACTATAAATATTTTATAGCCATGTATCATGATCAAGGTTTAGCTCCTTTAAAAGCCTTATATTTTGATGAAAGCATTAATGTTAGTTTGAATCTTCCAATTATAAGAACTAGTGTAGATCATGGAACAGCTTTTGATATAGCATATAAAAATAAAAATCCAAATACAAAAAGCTATATAAATGCGATAAAAGAGGCTATAGTTTTGAGTAAAAAATGA
- a CDS encoding pyridoxine 5'-phosphate synthase — MLLGVNIDHIATLREARKINDPNPLDAVSICKLSGADQITIHLREDRRHIHDLDAKAIIEQSSLPVNLECSINSDIIDIVCNLKPYRVTLVPENRAEVTTEGGLDLENNFQKISRTIEQLKSNDIEVSLFIDPTLKSIELSNMLGASWVELHTGTYANIYAMLNTNLRFTQHSIKELELPKEKLKEKLEHSLENIKMSSSYAVNLGLKVAAGHGLNYQNVRNICEIKDIIELNIGQSIIARSVFTGLSSAIVEMKNLISK, encoded by the coding sequence ATGCTTTTAGGTGTAAATATCGACCACATAGCAACTCTAAGAGAGGCTAGAAAAATAAATGACCCAAACCCACTAGATGCTGTTAGTATTTGCAAATTAAGTGGAGCAGATCAAATAACTATTCATTTAAGAGAGGATAGAAGACACATACACGATTTAGATGCAAAAGCTATAATAGAACAATCATCACTTCCTGTTAATTTAGAGTGTTCTATCAATAGTGATATTATAGATATTGTTTGTAATCTAAAACCATATAGAGTAACTTTAGTACCTGAAAATAGAGCAGAAGTAACAACTGAGGGTGGTCTTGATTTAGAAAATAATTTTCAAAAAATTAGCCGTACAATAGAACAATTAAAATCAAATGATATTGAAGTTTCACTTTTTATAGACCCTACTTTAAAATCAATAGAACTTTCAAATATGTTAGGAGCTTCTTGGGTAGAGCTTCACACAGGAACTTATGCAAATATCTATGCAATGTTAAATACAAATTTAAGATTTACTCAACACTCAATTAAAGAGTTAGAACTTCCAAAAGAAAAACTTAAAGAAAAATTAGAACATAGTTTAGAAAATATCAAAATGTCTTCGAGCTATGCTGTAAATTTAGGCTTAAAAGTCGCGGCTGGTCATGGATTAAATTATCAAAATGTAAGAAATATTTGTGAAATAAAAGATATTATTGAGTTAAATATAGGTCAAAGTATTATTGCAAGATCTGTTTTTACAGGATTATCATCTGCAATAGTTGAGATGAAAAATCTTATTTCAAAATGA
- a CDS encoding anthranilate synthase component I family protein: MNFYSKTLFLDQFTPVSIYEKTKALYPKELSFLFESSISSSNDGNFSYIIIGARERIWYKNNECFFKNEIGTIEKVDNNPLLFLKKYYKNFEKNIYKEKSKELGIGLIDGFIGNVGYDMGKEFEPRLKASMNSLQDELNIPDLDLIRPKIILAFSHKTSKLVILTSMNDLKNEIENIEKELLKPYIYTPLKKAKLIDNGKFNFTKEEFFSIVEKSKEMIRAGDIFQILISNRFTQQAVVDSLSFYRALRSKNPSPYLFLLEFEDFSIAGSSPEVMIRLVDGHLLLRPIAGTRKRGSTLEKDLEMENELINDKKERAEHLMLVDLGRNDVGRVARAGSVKVTELMRIERYSHVMHIVSDVEAVLDEKYDMFDLFMATFTAGTMTGAPKIRAMELIANFEKIKRNFYSGSIAYFGFDGNMDSAITIRTSLLTKDKIIFQSGAGIVADSINEDEYLEVHNKLAANIATLKDLL; this comes from the coding sequence ATGAATTTTTATAGTAAAACTCTATTTTTAGATCAATTTACACCGGTTTCTATTTATGAAAAAACAAAAGCTCTTTATCCAAAAGAGCTTAGTTTTTTGTTTGAAAGTAGTATAAGCTCAAGTAATGATGGAAATTTTTCATATATAATAATTGGAGCAAGAGAGAGAATTTGGTATAAAAACAATGAATGTTTTTTTAAAAATGAAATTGGAACAATAGAAAAAGTAGATAACAATCCTCTATTATTTTTAAAAAAATATTATAAGAATTTTGAAAAAAATATATATAAAGAGAAATCAAAAGAGCTAGGAATTGGGCTGATTGATGGGTTTATTGGAAATGTTGGTTATGATATGGGAAAAGAGTTTGAACCAAGGCTCAAAGCTTCGATGAACTCTTTACAAGATGAGTTAAATATTCCTGACTTAGACTTAATAAGACCAAAGATAATATTGGCATTTTCTCATAAAACTTCAAAGTTAGTTATTCTTACTTCAATGAATGATTTGAAAAATGAGATTGAAAATATAGAAAAAGAGCTTTTAAAGCCATATATTTATACTCCACTAAAAAAAGCAAAATTGATAGATAATGGAAAATTTAACTTTACTAAAGAAGAGTTCTTTTCTATAGTTGAAAAATCAAAAGAGATGATAAGAGCAGGAGATATATTCCAGATTTTAATCTCAAATAGATTTACTCAACAAGCAGTAGTTGATAGCTTATCATTTTATAGAGCATTAAGAAGTAAAAATCCTAGTCCATACCTATTTTTATTAGAATTTGAAGATTTTAGTATTGCAGGAAGTAGCCCAGAGGTTATGATTAGATTAGTAGATGGTCACCTACTTTTAAGACCAATAGCAGGAACAAGAAAAAGAGGTTCTACTTTAGAAAAAGATTTAGAGATGGAAAACGAACTAATCAACGATAAAAAAGAGAGAGCAGAACATCTTATGCTTGTTGATTTAGGAAGAAATGATGTTGGAAGAGTTGCACGTGCTGGAAGTGTAAAAGTAACAGAACTTATGAGAATAGAGAGATACTCTCATGTTATGCATATAGTTTCAGATGTTGAAGCAGTTTTAGATGAAAAATATGATATGTTTGACCTATTTATGGCAACATTTACAGCTGGAACAATGACTGGAGCTCCAAAAATAAGAGCTATGGAATTAATAGCAAATTTTGAAAAAATCAAAAGAAATTTTTACTCTGGAAGTATAGCTTACTTCGGTTTTGATGGTAATATGGATAGTGCAATAACTATTAGAACTTCGCTTTTAACAAAAGATAAAATAATTTTCCAATCAGGAGCTGGAATAGTTGCAGACTCTATAAATGAAGATGAGTATTTAGAAGTTCACAATAAATTAGCAGCAAATATTGCAACTTTAAAAGATTTATTATAA